The following proteins come from a genomic window of Gaiellales bacterium:
- a CDS encoding response regulator transcription factor, whose product MAPSVLIVDDHPSFRAMARALLASEGYTIVGEAVDGASALVAARELKPEVVLLDVQLPDTDGFAVAAELTKDPDAPAVVLTSSREASDFGPLIGESGARGFVPKGELCGRALADALG is encoded by the coding sequence ATGGCGCCATCCGTCCTGATCGTGGATGATCACCCGAGCTTTCGTGCAATGGCACGAGCGCTCCTGGCATCCGAGGGCTATACGATCGTCGGCGAGGCGGTGGACGGCGCGTCCGCACTGGTTGCCGCCCGCGAGCTGAAACCGGAGGTGGTCCTGCTGGACGTCCAGCTGCCGGATACGGACGGATTCGCTGTTGCGGCCGAACTGACGAAGGATCCCGACGCACCGGCGGTGGTGCTGACCTCGAGCCGCGAGGCCAGCGACTTCGGCCCGCTGATCGGTGAGAGCGGTGCCCGCGGGTTCGTGCCGAAGGGCGAGCTGTGCGGTCGGGCGCTGGCCGACGCGCTGGGATGA
- a CDS encoding tetratricopeptide repeat protein, whose amino-acid sequence MLFEKIRRTQKPVFIFLGAVFALSFVFLGVGSGVGGVSLGNLIGGTSGSSASVSGLLDKVHKDPKNATAWLQLGDAYQAQGDPDPALGAYQQYLQLRPKDTNTIALVAGLYETRAQKLQAKASYWQGIASQYQSVSNALPPSATKLASAFPSPLVTSLQQPLQQKQQLYQQQAQGDLTQAVSLWKRAIQQTPDDVTFQQALLRDSLNAQDYSTAYGAVQQILKLDPTTPEKKQLEQLEAQLKPLAQIKTAGGSSGATTP is encoded by the coding sequence ATGCTGTTCGAGAAGATCCGCCGCACCCAGAAGCCTGTCTTCATCTTCCTCGGCGCCGTGTTCGCGCTCAGCTTCGTGTTCCTCGGGGTCGGCTCGGGCGTCGGAGGGGTCAGCCTGGGCAACCTGATCGGCGGCACCAGCGGGTCGAGCGCCAGCGTCAGCGGCCTGCTGGACAAGGTGCACAAGGACCCCAAGAACGCGACCGCCTGGCTGCAGCTCGGGGACGCGTACCAGGCGCAGGGCGACCCGGACCCGGCGCTCGGCGCCTACCAGCAGTACCTGCAGCTGCGCCCCAAGGACACGAACACCATCGCGCTGGTCGCCGGCCTGTACGAGACCCGCGCGCAGAAGCTGCAGGCCAAGGCGTCGTACTGGCAGGGCATCGCGTCGCAGTACCAGAGCGTGAGCAACGCCTTGCCGCCCAGCGCCACAAAGCTTGCGAGTGCGTTTCCCTCACCGCTGGTCACCTCCCTGCAGCAGCCGCTGCAGCAGAAGCAGCAGCTGTACCAGCAGCAGGCGCAGGGCGATCTCACGCAGGCCGTGTCGCTGTGGAAGCGGGCGATCCAGCAGACACCGGACGACGTGACGTTCCAGCAGGCGCTGCTTCGGGACTCGCTGAACGCGCAGGACTACTCGACCGCCTACGGTGCGGTGCAGCAGATCCTGAAGCTCGATCCGACCACGCCTGAGAAGAAGCAGCTGGAGCAGCTGGAGGCCCAGCTGAAGCCGCTGGCGCAGATCAAGACCGCCGGCGGGTCGAGCGGCGCGACGACGCCCTGA
- a CDS encoding amidohydrolase family protein: MIVGADWVLPIDGPPIRDGAVRIEDGAIAEIGAHLVADERFADAVILPGLVNAHTHLEYHAMSGMGDGLPFSPWIEQLIRRKSGLVRDDYLAQAHAGVHACLAGGVTTIADCSYADTVAEAAIAQGLRAIVYLEAFSDQGDPAALMAGRLDALPAHPLVTPGVSPHAPYTVTPHHYAELVGLARDRGIPVATHLLESDRDTRPLAEIAGLLGRDTVAIHLVRARPPDVAALAARNVPAVHCPRSNALLGCGTAPVPELLEAGLVVGLGTDSPASALTFDMWDEMRAAILVARARSRRPDALGAERVLRMATLDGARAIGLDDRVGSLTPGKRADLTVLGLRGSAFLPWEDPVTAAVYGGTAERVLLTMVDGQIRFRRDGKPADTEPVRLVRAKMIEP, translated from the coding sequence GTGATCGTCGGCGCAGACTGGGTGCTGCCCATCGACGGGCCGCCCATCCGCGACGGCGCCGTGCGGATCGAGGACGGCGCGATCGCGGAGATCGGCGCGCACCTCGTCGCCGACGAGCGCTTCGCGGACGCCGTGATCCTGCCGGGGCTGGTCAACGCCCACACGCACCTCGAGTACCACGCCATGAGCGGCATGGGCGACGGCCTGCCCTTCTCGCCGTGGATCGAGCAGCTGATCCGCCGCAAGAGCGGCCTCGTCCGCGACGACTACCTGGCGCAGGCCCATGCCGGCGTGCATGCCTGCCTTGCGGGCGGCGTCACCACGATCGCGGACTGCTCCTACGCCGACACCGTGGCCGAGGCGGCGATCGCGCAGGGTCTGCGGGCGATCGTCTACCTCGAGGCGTTCAGCGACCAGGGCGACCCGGCGGCCCTGATGGCGGGCCGGCTGGACGCGCTGCCCGCCCATCCGCTGGTCACGCCGGGCGTCTCGCCGCACGCGCCCTACACCGTGACGCCCCACCACTATGCCGAGCTCGTCGGCCTGGCACGGGACCGCGGCATCCCGGTGGCGACGCACCTGCTCGAATCCGACCGGGACACGCGGCCGCTGGCCGAGATCGCCGGCCTCCTGGGGCGAGATACCGTGGCCATCCACCTCGTGCGGGCACGGCCGCCGGACGTCGCAGCGCTGGCGGCGCGCAACGTCCCCGCCGTCCACTGCCCCAGGTCGAACGCGCTGCTCGGATGCGGCACGGCTCCCGTGCCCGAGCTGCTGGAGGCCGGGCTCGTCGTCGGCCTGGGGACGGACTCGCCGGCCTCCGCGCTGACCTTCGACATGTGGGACGAGATGCGCGCCGCAATCCTCGTCGCCCGCGCCCGCAGCCGGCGCCCGGACGCGCTCGGCGCCGAGCGCGTGCTGCGCATGGCGACGCTGGACGGCGCCCGCGCGATCGGCCTCGACGACCGCGTCGGGTCGCTCACACCCGGCAAGCGCGCCGACCTCACCGTGCTCGGTCTGCGCGGCTCGGCATTCCTGCCCTGGGAGGATCCCGTCACCGCTGCCGTGTACGGCGGGACGGCGGAGCGCGTCCTGCTCACGATGGTCGACGGGCAGATACGCTTCAGGCGGGACGGCAAACCCGCCGATACCGAGCCCGTGCGCCTCGTGCGCGCGAAGATGATCGAGCCCTGA